A region of Candidatus Omnitrophota bacterium DNA encodes the following proteins:
- the nadE gene encoding NAD(+) synthase produces the protein MKSAKEFLKIDEKNTICRIEGYIRGVFDYSKAKGVLIGLSGGIDSAVLSTLVVRALGKDKVSVYYVYDKNNDKESEQKARIMADWLGLKLNILSIASKMNEKELKAPFFMGINGLPKFMVSGISGLYRLIMGEMPYVSTLRKRSTEGNRFKRWIYNHTVKNIEFMFDGGAIERRKVLEEIAEKEGLLILGAANRSEEMTGWFTSGGIDNMPFAPIMGLYKNQVRQLAAYLDVPPEIQKQESSPDMLKGVNDELTLGIDYDRMDIILCGLVRGLKDEDIMEYGPTKIEIEKIREMRDLSDWKRAVENISRPACVNENMID, from the coding sequence GTGAAATCCGCAAAAGAATTTTTAAAGATCGACGAAAAAAATACTATATGCCGTATAGAGGGATATATACGGGGTGTCTTTGACTATAGTAAGGCAAAGGGTGTCCTGATCGGCCTTTCGGGCGGTATAGACTCTGCGGTCCTCTCGACGCTTGTGGTGCGCGCGCTGGGCAAAGACAAAGTCAGTGTTTATTACGTATATGACAAGAACAATGATAAGGAATCCGAACAGAAAGCCCGGATTATGGCTGACTGGTTAGGCCTGAAGTTGAATATACTCAGCATCGCATCAAAAATGAATGAAAAAGAGCTCAAAGCTCCGTTTTTTATGGGGATAAACGGTTTGCCTAAGTTCATGGTTTCGGGCATCTCGGGACTTTATCGCCTCATAATGGGAGAGATGCCGTATGTCAGCACTCTGCGCAAAAGATCGACGGAAGGAAATCGATTTAAAAGATGGATATACAACCATACGGTCAAAAATATAGAATTCATGTTTGACGGAGGAGCCATCGAACGCAGAAAAGTATTGGAAGAGATAGCAGAAAAAGAGGGTCTCTTAATATTGGGCGCCGCAAACCGTTCGGAAGAGATGACAGGATGGTTTACAAGCGGAGGTATCGATAACATGCCATTTGCGCCGATCATGGGATTGTATAAAAATCAGGTCAGGCAGCTTGCGGCATATTTGGATGTACCACCGGAAATACAAAAGCAGGAATCATCCCCCGACATGCTGAAGGGAGTGAATGACGAATTGACATTAGGTATAGATTATGACAGGATGGATATTATTCTTTGCGGCCTGGTGCGCGGCCTCAAAGATGAAGATATTATGGAATACGGCCCAACAAAGATAGAGATCGAAAAGATACGCGAAATGCGCGATCTTTCGGATTGGAAAAGGGCTGTTGAGAATATCAGCCGGCCGGCATGCGTAAATGAGAATATGATCGATTAA
- the dnaX gene encoding DNA polymerase III subunit gamma/tau produces MSYIVFARKWRPQAFEEVVGEEHITSTLKNAISAKRVAHAYIFTGPRGIGKTSVARIFAKALNCEKAPTTTPCNKCTSCKAISSGTSMDVIEIDGASNNSVDQIRELRENIKFSPSYGNYKIYIIDEVHMLSMGAFNALLKTLEEPPAHAKFVFATTNPEKVPSTILSRCQRFDFVRIPFNLIVEKLKKIIAAEKLNISEEAVFAIARASDGSLRDAESVLDQLASFSSDKISGEDVINLLGMIEEDKLSQIVDSIYKKDTRASLQAIDEMISKGKDISQFIAGLMSYIRNMMVLAISSDLRPLIDFPDNYVDALKEQVKKFKIEELLYIFYTLSATLKAVKRSEVARFILEAAFIKLSMRSELISLANVAEKLSNMELSITPEPPGHFKSAEKTESTREVQRPPAVTIEQPAPENHPPKGDAVISAESVKRAWPSVLQNVKSKKISIGSYLSEGNVAGTEGSSIILSFAERFNFHKEVLENSTNKKFVEGIISEALGANIQVKFITVRQGEEALRKAFGEEDAGGEAGPEAEPDAADESIIQSALDIFNGKIVKIRENNARNEQA; encoded by the coding sequence ATGTCGTATATTGTATTTGCCAGAAAATGGCGGCCGCAGGCTTTTGAAGAAGTAGTAGGCGAAGAACACATAACATCCACCCTTAAAAATGCCATCTCCGCAAAAAGGGTAGCCCACGCTTATATTTTTACGGGACCCAGAGGCATAGGAAAGACATCTGTCGCGAGGATATTTGCCAAGGCCCTCAATTGCGAAAAAGCGCCCACAACCACACCCTGTAATAAATGCACTTCATGTAAAGCCATATCCTCCGGCACAAGCATGGATGTAATAGAGATAGATGGCGCTTCGAATAACAGCGTAGACCAGATACGCGAGCTCCGCGAAAATATAAAATTTTCCCCCTCGTACGGCAATTATAAGATCTACATAATAGACGAAGTGCACATGCTGAGCATGGGCGCCTTCAACGCGCTTTTAAAAACGCTTGAGGAGCCGCCCGCGCACGCTAAATTTGTATTTGCCACCACAAACCCGGAAAAAGTGCCCTCTACCATACTCTCGCGCTGCCAGCGATTTGATTTTGTAAGGATACCTTTCAACTTGATCGTAGAAAAATTGAAGAAGATAATAGCCGCGGAGAAGCTTAATATTTCCGAAGAGGCGGTCTTTGCTATAGCAAGGGCGTCCGACGGCAGTCTCCGCGATGCCGAGTCCGTACTTGACCAGCTGGCATCTTTTTCATCGGACAAAATAAGCGGAGAAGATGTCATAAATCTTTTGGGTATGATAGAGGAGGATAAACTTTCCCAGATAGTGGATAGTATTTATAAAAAAGATACGAGGGCCTCTCTTCAGGCGATAGACGAAATGATAAGCAAGGGCAAGGACATCTCCCAGTTTATAGCAGGCCTCATGAGTTATATAAGGAATATGATGGTGCTTGCGATTAGTTCGGATCTGAGGCCGTTAATAGATTTTCCCGATAATTACGTAGACGCGCTCAAAGAGCAGGTGAAGAAATTTAAAATAGAAGAACTCTTATATATATTTTATACTCTTTCCGCCACCCTCAAAGCCGTAAAAAGATCGGAGGTGGCGCGTTTTATTCTGGAAGCGGCTTTTATCAAACTTTCAATGAGGAGCGAACTTATTTCTTTGGCTAACGTGGCGGAGAAATTGTCAAACATGGAACTGAGTATAACGCCCGAACCGCCCGGTCATTTTAAAAGCGCCGAGAAAACCGAAAGTACGCGGGAAGTCCAAAGGCCGCCCGCCGTTACGATAGAACAACCGGCGCCCGAAAATCATCCGCCTAAAGGCGACGCCGTTATTTCGGCCGAATCGGTGAAAAGAGCGTGGCCGTCGGTACTCCAGAACGTAAAATCAAAAAAGATATCCATAGGATCGTATTTGTCGGAAGGAAATGTAGCCGGCACTGAAGGCTCTTCGATAATATTGAGCTTTGCCGAGAGATTTAATTTCCATAAAGAGGTCCTCGAGAACTCCACTAACAAAAAATTTGTGGAAGGTATTATTTCCGAGGCGCTCGGGGCGAATATTCAGGTAAAATTCATAACCGTCCGGCAGGGCGAAGAGGCACTGAGAAAGGCATTTGGCGAAGAGGATGCGGGCGGTGAAGCAGGGCCCGAGGCCGAGCCGGATGCCGCCGATGAGTCCATCATACAATCTGCCCTGGATATATTTAACGGCAAGATCGTAAAAATCAGGGAAAATAACGCGCGAAATGAACAGGCTTAG
- the recR gene encoding recombination mediator RecR, whose product MNRLSYARSIQSLIKEFSKMPGIGTKTAERLAFYILKLSMEDAQRLADSILKVKSTIRFCKACNNLSEGEICLICQDGGRDKGIICVVEEPNDVSAIEKAGKFNGVYHVLLGRLSPLDGVGPESLKINELVERVKKDKVKEVIVATNSDTEGETTALYIAKTLKPYRVKITRLAHGIPVGSDLKYADQATLMKAIEGRLEI is encoded by the coding sequence ATGAACAGGCTTAGTTACGCACGGTCCATACAAAGCCTCATAAAAGAATTTTCCAAAATGCCCGGCATAGGTACGAAAACAGCGGAACGGCTGGCATTTTATATCCTGAAGCTCTCCATGGAAGATGCCCAGCGCCTTGCGGACTCTATCTTAAAAGTAAAGTCGACCATACGGTTTTGCAAGGCGTGCAACAATCTGAGCGAAGGGGAGATTTGCCTTATATGCCAGGACGGGGGCCGCGATAAAGGCATAATTTGCGTGGTCGAGGAGCCGAACGATGTCTCGGCCATAGAGAAAGCAGGCAAATTTAACGGCGTGTACCACGTCCTTCTCGGCAGATTGTCGCCCCTTGATGGCGTGGGCCCGGAATCGCTTAAGATAAACGAGCTTGTAGAGCGCGTTAAGAAGGATAAAGTGAAAGAAGTGATCGTAGCGACAAATTCCGATACGGAAGGTGAGACGACAGCGCTTTATATAGCCAAAACCCTTAAACCTTATAGAGTGAAGATAACGCGCCTTGCCCACGGTATTCCGGTGGGAAGCGATTTAAAATATGCGGATCAGGCGACTTTGATGAAAGCAATAGAAGGCCGCCTCGAGATTTGA
- a CDS encoding 2-oxoacid:acceptor oxidoreductase family protein, producing the protein MKELAEIRWHGRGGQGAKTAAQFLAEAALDSGKFIQAFPEYGPERAGAPMRAYTRICDKPINIHSGVTNPDAVVVIDSTLLTPEVLLGLPEDGVLVVNSTESVAEIREKLDYNHGKVAVVDATQIALDTIKVPMTNTPMLGALIKIIPVVTLEAIQDKIKKKFIKKLGDKKTEANLEAIKRAYNEVKVG; encoded by the coding sequence ATGAAGGAGTTAGCAGAGATAAGATGGCATGGACGGGGCGGCCAAGGTGCGAAGACCGCCGCGCAGTTCCTTGCCGAAGCAGCCCTCGATTCCGGAAAATTTATCCAGGCCTTTCCTGAATACGGCCCTGAAAGGGCCGGCGCCCCCATGCGCGCATATACGCGTATATGTGATAAACCCATAAATATCCATTCGGGCGTAACCAATCCCGACGCAGTAGTGGTGATAGATTCTACCCTGCTTACGCCGGAAGTGTTGCTTGGGCTTCCCGAGGACGGCGTTCTCGTGGTAAATTCCACCGAATCCGTGGCAGAGATAAGGGAAAAATTAGATTATAATCACGGCAAGGTCGCCGTCGTGGATGCCACGCAAATAGCGCTCGATACCATAAAAGTGCCGATGACCAATACTCCGATGCTGGGCGCGCTTATAAAAATTATACCTGTCGTTACGCTTGAAGCTATACAGGATAAGATAAAGAAGAAATTTATCAAGAAGCTCGGAGATAAAAAGACAGAAGCGAATTTAGAGGCAATAAAAAGGGCTTATAACGAAGTAAAAGTAGGATAA
- a CDS encoding 4Fe-4S binding protein translates to MPVDLKNKKKEESETKRQKGWKDIPIGGLIDKGGTAKAYKTGDWRTFRPVRDEAKCINCMICWAYCPDSAIKTKDGKMTGFDLDYCKGCGICASVCPVKCIKMVQEERK, encoded by the coding sequence ATGCCGGTAGATTTGAAAAATAAGAAAAAGGAAGAATCAGAGACGAAGCGCCAAAAGGGTTGGAAAGATATTCCTATAGGCGGCCTTATAGATAAAGGCGGCACGGCAAAGGCCTATAAGACCGGCGATTGGAGGACGTTTCGTCCTGTTCGCGATGAAGCAAAGTGTATTAATTGTATGATATGCTGGGCATATTGCCCTGATTCAGCCATAAAGACAAAAGACGGGAAGATGACGGGGTTTGATCTTGATTATTGCAAGGGTTGCGGCATATGCGCTTCCGTTTGTCCCGTTAAATGTATAAAGATGGTACAAGAAGAGAGGAAATGA
- the porA gene encoding pyruvate ferredoxin oxidoreductase yields the protein MKQIEPDVIAAYPITPQTEIVMGFSQYVADGRVKTEMIPVESEHSAMSACVGAAAAGARTMTATSANGLALMWEVVYIAASTRLPIIMPVVNRALSGPINIHCDHSDSMGARDSGWIQIYCENAQEVYESIILAVRIAEHSDILLPVMVCQDGFITSHAMEGMQIFDDKVVKDFIGEYKPRFSLLDVDRPSTVGPLDLQDFYFEHKRQQSDAMKGSLKIIPGIFGEFEKVFGKKHNFVDGYMLEDAEVAICALSSTAGTTRGVVDKLRKEGHKVGLLKPRFFRPFPKDAIIKSLSNIKALAVLDRSESFSAEGGPLFSEMKAAFYAEKNRPLIANYIYGLGGRDMFEADIEGIFRDVLRAAKSGKVKEEVQFIGVRE from the coding sequence ATGAAGCAGATAGAGCCGGACGTTATTGCGGCCTATCCCATAACTCCGCAGACGGAAATAGTGATGGGTTTTTCCCAATACGTTGCCGACGGAAGAGTAAAGACAGAGATGATACCCGTTGAGTCGGAGCATAGCGCTATGAGCGCGTGCGTCGGGGCAGCAGCCGCCGGCGCGCGTACCATGACCGCCACATCTGCCAACGGCCTGGCGCTTATGTGGGAGGTAGTGTATATAGCCGCATCAACGAGGCTTCCTATAATCATGCCGGTGGTCAATAGGGCGCTATCGGGGCCCATAAATATTCATTGCGACCATTCTGACAGTATGGGGGCGAGGGATTCCGGCTGGATACAGATATATTGCGAGAATGCCCAAGAGGTATACGAAAGCATAATATTGGCGGTGAGGATAGCCGAACATTCCGATATACTGCTTCCTGTAATGGTATGCCAGGACGGTTTTATAACAAGCCACGCGATGGAAGGCATGCAGATTTTTGATGATAAAGTCGTAAAGGATTTTATCGGTGAATATAAACCGAGGTTTTCACTTTTGGATGTAGACCGCCCCTCCACGGTAGGGCCGCTGGATCTGCAGGATTTCTATTTCGAACATAAGAGGCAGCAGTCCGATGCCATGAAAGGATCGCTTAAGATTATTCCCGGCATCTTCGGGGAGTTCGAAAAGGTCTTCGGCAAAAAACACAATTTTGTAGACGGATACATGCTGGAGGATGCGGAAGTAGCTATATGCGCGTTGAGCTCAACAGCCGGGACGACAAGAGGAGTTGTGGATAAGCTGAGAAAAGAAGGCCATAAAGTGGGGCTCCTTAAACCAAGGTTCTTCAGGCCGTTTCCGAAAGACGCGATCATAAAAAGTTTATCAAATATAAAGGCGCTTGCGGTTTTGGACAGGAGCGAATCGTTTTCAGCCGAAGGCGGGCCCCTCTTTTCCGAAATGAAAGCGGCCTTCTATGCCGAAAAAAACCGACCGCTCATCGCCAATTACATCTACGGGCTTGGCGGCAGGGATATGTTTGAGGCGGACATAGAAGGTATATTTAGAGATGTCCTTCGGGCGGCGAAAAGCGGCAAAGTAAAAGAAGAAGTCCAATTTATCGGAGTGCGGGAATAA
- a CDS encoding pyruvate ferredoxin oxidoreductase (catalyzes the formation of acetyl-CoA from pyruvate and coenzyme A) produces the protein MANLKELSKTIPERLSSGHRLCAGCGASIIVRQVLMGTKDPVVVAAATGCLEVATTIYPYTAWEVPFIHNAFENVAATISGVETAYRSLLKQGKINKEIKFVAFGGDGGTYDIGLQSLSGALERGHKFVYVCYDNEAYMNTGVQRSSATPIGASTTTAPSGEKSYGKTQRRKDLTAIIAAHRIPYVAQGSASHWNDLITKSEKAFRADGPAFLNVISMCHRGWGFPQEDTVEISKLAVETCFWPLYEVVNGKLKINYKPKNKLPVSEWLKRQGRFKHLGKEEYAAVEAKIQKDIDEDWENLLKREAL, from the coding sequence ATGGCAAATCTTAAAGAACTTTCAAAGACAATACCCGAACGGCTTTCAAGCGGGCACAGATTGTGCGCCGGTTGCGGCGCCTCCATCATCGTAAGACAGGTCCTCATGGGCACAAAAGACCCGGTTGTCGTCGCGGCGGCGACGGGCTGCCTGGAAGTAGCTACTACCATATATCCTTATACTGCCTGGGAAGTTCCTTTTATACATAATGCCTTCGAAAACGTAGCCGCCACTATAAGCGGAGTAGAGACAGCTTACAGGTCGCTCTTGAAACAGGGAAAAATCAATAAAGAGATTAAGTTTGTGGCATTCGGCGGTGACGGCGGTACGTATGATATAGGATTGCAGTCTTTATCCGGCGCTTTAGAAAGAGGCCATAAATTTGTTTATGTATGTTATGACAACGAAGCGTATATGAATACCGGAGTCCAGCGTTCAAGCGCTACGCCTATAGGGGCGTCAACTACTACGGCTCCTTCCGGAGAGAAGAGTTACGGTAAAACCCAGAGGCGTAAAGACCTTACCGCCATAATAGCTGCCCACAGGATTCCTTATGTGGCGCAGGGTTCGGCGTCGCATTGGAATGACCTTATAACCAAATCGGAAAAGGCGTTTCGGGCCGACGGCCCGGCCTTTCTTAATGTAATATCTATGTGCCACAGGGGATGGGGATTCCCTCAGGAGGACACGGTCGAAATTTCAAAACTGGCAGTTGAGACATGTTTCTGGCCTTTATATGAGGTGGTGAACGGCAAACTTAAGATAAATTATAAGCCGAAGAATAAACTGCCGGTTTCAGAATGGCTGAAGAGGCAGGGGCGATTTAAGCATCTTGGCAAAGAAGAATATGCCGCGGTAGAGGCAAAGATCCAGAAGGATATTGACGAAGACTGGGAAAATCTCCTAAAGAGAGAAGCGCTATAA
- a CDS encoding sodium-dependent transporter has translation MARQSWGSKLGIIMAVAGSAVGLGNFLRFPVQAANNGGGAFLIPYFVSLLLLGIPLMWIEWALGRYGGGFEHGTAPGIFHSLWEKNRFIKYFGVIGIFGPLVIFIYYTYIASWTLGYSIFSILGNYKGIEDQATMQSFLGAYQGLEKNNFFTSLAPAYFFFLITFIINITIIYYGIRGGIEKLCRIAMPLLFILGIVVMARVLTLGTPDASRPGWNISNAVGFLWNPDFSALLKPRVWLAAAGQIFFTLSVGIGVILTYASYLKKGDDVVLSGLTAVSTNEFAEVIIGASIVIPAAFVFFGPLGIKEVAASGAFNLGFVTMPVIFQKIAFGVFFGAIWFLLLFLAGITSSVSLAQPAIAFLEDEFGLNRRKAVVIFGVAAFLFCQPAIFFLGRGVLNELDFWGGTFCLALFATVETILFTWVFGMDKAWDEIHHGADLAIPKIYRFIMKYVTPVFLIIILVWWSIKDGVPLLLMRDISAANKPYVLGARIFLVGLFILLAFLVKIAWQRRGISGSAGSGRNST, from the coding sequence ATGGCGCGGCAGAGCTGGGGTTCAAAATTAGGTATAATCATGGCCGTAGCGGGAAGCGCGGTAGGGCTTGGGAACTTCCTGCGGTTTCCTGTCCAGGCCGCCAATAACGGCGGCGGCGCTTTTCTGATACCGTATTTCGTATCACTCCTCCTTTTAGGCATACCGCTCATGTGGATAGAGTGGGCGTTGGGACGTTACGGCGGCGGGTTTGAACACGGGACGGCTCCCGGCATCTTTCACAGCTTATGGGAAAAGAATAGATTCATAAAATATTTCGGGGTAATCGGCATATTTGGACCCCTTGTCATCTTCATTTACTACACTTATATAGCATCGTGGACTCTCGGCTACAGCATATTCTCCATTTTAGGAAATTATAAAGGCATAGAAGATCAAGCGACGATGCAAAGCTTCCTGGGCGCCTACCAGGGGCTTGAAAAAAACAATTTCTTTACAAGCCTCGCCCCGGCATATTTTTTCTTTCTTATCACGTTTATAATAAACATAACTATCATATATTACGGAATACGCGGCGGAATTGAAAAATTATGCCGTATAGCTATGCCGCTTCTTTTTATTCTTGGCATAGTGGTAATGGCCCGCGTATTGACTTTGGGGACGCCGGATGCGTCCAGGCCTGGTTGGAATATTTCAAACGCTGTAGGATTTTTGTGGAATCCCGATTTTTCCGCTTTGTTAAAGCCAAGAGTCTGGCTTGCGGCCGCGGGGCAGATATTTTTCACGCTAAGCGTCGGAATAGGAGTAATCCTTACTTACGCGAGTTATCTTAAAAAAGGCGATGACGTAGTATTGTCCGGCCTGACTGCCGTCAGCACAAACGAATTTGCCGAAGTCATAATAGGCGCCAGCATAGTAATACCTGCCGCGTTCGTGTTTTTCGGCCCTCTAGGCATAAAAGAAGTGGCCGCGAGCGGCGCTTTCAATCTGGGGTTCGTAACTATGCCTGTGATCTTTCAAAAAATCGCCTTCGGAGTATTCTTCGGGGCGATATGGTTTTTGCTTCTTTTTCTGGCCGGTATCACTTCTTCGGTATCGCTGGCGCAGCCGGCTATAGCGTTTCTTGAGGACGAATTCGGACTGAACCGCCGGAAAGCCGTCGTAATTTTTGGCGTAGCCGCGTTTTTATTCTGCCAGCCCGCGATATTCTTTCTCGGCAGGGGCGTACTTAATGAATTGGATTTTTGGGGCGGCACTTTCTGCCTTGCCCTTTTCGCGACGGTTGAAACCATACTTTTTACATGGGTATTTGGTATGGATAAAGCTTGGGATGAAATACATCACGGCGCGGACCTTGCAATACCGAAAATATACCGCTTTATCATGAAATACGTAACTCCGGTATTTTTAATAATCATTCTTGTGTGGTGGTCAATAAAAGACGGCGTTCCGCTTCTCCTTATGCGCGATATAAGCGCCGCCAATAAGCCTTATGTATTGGGCGCGAGAATCTTTCTGGTAGGCCTGTTTATTCTTTTAGCATTTCTTGTTAAAATAGCCTGGCAGAGGCGCGGTATTAGTGGGTCTGCGGGTAGCGGGCGGAATAGTACTTGA
- a CDS encoding DUF748 domain-containing protein, giving the protein MAKKILIVLVLLIVLLGASLYFFRDALKQYTLNLILKSFPIPNVALAGINFDETTGKLHLEDIKVKNPKGFQGKYLMEASSVDMKLNVTTKPSLRLDINNIQIQNPTFYVERSAADRWNFQEFDKKDAKNKPSASIKNKDYFGFVKDAFAENAAAEPKISLPGTINIKNGVIHYLDSFISPGQGHHIDIFPLTGIVSLTRSADEKNYEKIAFNGFANLNGKSERVIKGNFEISPMREEPTYSWQFTASEIPLANLKPYLDKYAPFIVTQGVFSVNSDLKAVDGAIDGNYTMEITDLVFYLNPEKSSSPFLETSVQKLTMYLTNQRGNVVIDFKQKTDSKGNVRWGLGPIAKRAVGMMAIDTVIDIIQKTQGSDTTDIIRQNLPKNIPPEVIDIFKEIIR; this is encoded by the coding sequence ATGGCGAAAAAGATACTCATAGTCCTGGTTCTTTTAATAGTATTACTCGGCGCTTCATTATACTTCTTCCGCGATGCCCTAAAGCAATACACCCTCAACCTTATATTAAAGTCATTTCCCATCCCTAACGTTGCCCTGGCAGGTATCAACTTTGACGAAACGACCGGTAAGCTGCATCTGGAAGACATAAAAGTAAAAAATCCAAAAGGTTTTCAGGGTAAATACCTGATGGAGGCGAGTTCCGTAGATATGAAGCTTAATGTAACTACAAAACCGTCTCTCCGGCTCGATATAAACAACATACAAATACAAAATCCTACATTTTACGTGGAGCGCTCCGCGGCGGACCGGTGGAATTTTCAGGAATTTGATAAAAAGGATGCCAAAAACAAACCCTCAGCTTCAATAAAAAATAAAGACTATTTTGGCTTTGTGAAAGACGCGTTCGCAGAGAATGCTGCGGCAGAACCGAAGATCTCGCTTCCCGGCACAATAAATATTAAAAACGGCGTTATACATTATCTGGACAGTTTTATATCACCCGGCCAGGGGCACCATATAGACATCTTTCCCCTAACGGGCATTGTTTCGCTCACGCGTTCCGCGGATGAAAAAAATTATGAAAAGATCGCTTTTAACGGCTTTGCTAACCTGAACGGCAAATCTGAGCGCGTAATAAAAGGAAATTTTGAGATATCCCCTATGCGCGAAGAACCTACTTATTCCTGGCAGTTCACCGCCTCCGAGATACCCCTTGCGAATTTAAAACCATACCTAGATAAGTACGCCCCGTTTATTGTGACCCAGGGCGTATTTAGCGTCAACTCCGACTTAAAGGCCGTGGATGGAGCTATAGACGGTAATTACACTATGGAGATCACGGACTTGGTGTTTTATCTAAATCCCGAAAAAAGCAGTAGCCCGTTTCTTGAGACAAGCGTCCAAAAACTTACTATGTACCTCACCAATCAAAGAGGCAATGTCGTAATAGATTTTAAACAAAAGACGGATTCCAAGGGAAATGTCCGCTGGGGGCTCGGCCCCATAGCGAAGAGGGCTGTAGGCATGATGGCTATAGATACGGTTATAGACATAATTCAGAAGACCCAAGGCAGCGATACTACCGATATAATAAGGCAGAACCTTCCCAAAAATATTCCGCCGGAAGTCATAGATATCTTTAAGGAAATAATAAGATAG
- a CDS encoding NYN domain-containing protein, whose protein sequence is MVDTLIVDGYNIIHALPELESELEKSLMSSRRALTEALKRYQAGERSIKRIYVVYDSKEGTGDIEDLGLVKNLYAPKGSSADSEIVRILKSAKSLKKTAVFSKDNFVINHARSMGADILPVDKFLRKIRSAKNTAKCHVLSEEAKEEINRELRKVWRIK, encoded by the coding sequence ATGGTCGACACATTGATAGTAGACGGCTATAACATAATACATGCCCTTCCGGAGCTGGAAAGCGAGCTCGAAAAGAGCTTGATGAGCTCAAGGCGCGCTCTTACCGAAGCGCTTAAAAGATATCAGGCCGGCGAAAGATCCATTAAAAGGATATACGTCGTATATGACAGCAAAGAGGGCACCGGAGACATAGAGGACCTGGGGTTAGTAAAGAATTTATATGCTCCCAAGGGGAGCAGCGCCGACAGCGAAATAGTAAGGATCTTGAAAAGCGCCAAAAGCCTTAAGAAGACAGCCGTTTTTTCAAAAGATAATTTTGTCATTAATCATGCGCGGAGCATGGGGGCAGATATTCTGCCCGTTGATAAGTTTTTGCGCAAAATAAGAAGCGCGAAAAATACGGCTAAATGCCATGTATTGAGCGAAGAAGCCAAAGAAGAGATAAACAGGGAACTGAGAAAAGTATGGAGGATAAAATAA